A segment of the Bacteriovorax sp. Seq25_V genome:
GTGGTGATAGTGGGCATATCTGTATATTTAAAGAACTTATTAGTAAAAATCGTATATCGGTCTATGACATCGCAAAAGATCCTCATGATAATGATACTCGCTCTGAGTCAGGACTAGGTTTTGGAGAAATTGAAATTCTTCTTGATGATTCTTGTCATCCTTGTGGATTTAAATGGCTTGGCGATAGTAAGAAAACTAAGTTTACAGAAATCTTGCTAGTTCGTTATAAATAGTTATTCTTGACTCCTTAAAATTAAGTTCATATTGTTTATGAATGAATAAATACTCATTTATAATTATTGTCCTACTTTGTTTAAATAATATTGCCAGTGCAACAATTCAAGTTTCACATAAAGGGGTTTGGAGAGATTTTGTATTTCCGCAGAACTCATCCTATTCAATTCAGGGTGCTGTCGAAAACGGATTTGAAGGTGTAGAGTTTGATGTTTTTATGACTAGAGATAAAGTATTTATCCTCGCTCATGATGATAGCCTTTTGAAGGTTACTAACTGTAGAGGGAAAATTTCAGAGAGTTTTTATAAAGAAATTCAAAATTGTATCGTAAAAAAAAGTACACTTCTGCCAATTACTAAAATCCTTTTAAAGAAGGTCAAGAATCCCAAAAGATTAACACGACTGGATGAAGTCCTTGAGAAATTATCTTCTGCTGCGCCTTTGAAGCTTGTTTGGATTGATCTGAAACAGCAAAATATTGCAGTAGTTGAACCATTAGTAGAAACGATCAGTACTTATGCTTCAGAAGCATTAAAGGATAGTATTGTCATTAATAACGGTAGTACAAATGTTTTACGAAAGTTTAAGAATATTTTTCCAGACGTAAGATATAGCCTTGAAGGAAAGTGGGGGAGTGAGCCACTCGTCGATACTAGTTTTATAAAAAATGCTGGAGTCACACATGATATTATTTCATTAAATGTAGGTTTTCGATTAGGAGATGA
Coding sequences within it:
- a CDS encoding glycerophosphodiester phosphodiesterase family protein, with the protein product MNKYSFIIIVLLCLNNIASATIQVSHKGVWRDFVFPQNSSYSIQGAVENGFEGVEFDVFMTRDKVFILAHDDSLLKVTNCRGKISESFYKEIQNCIVKKSTLLPITKILLKKVKNPKRLTRLDEVLEKLSSAAPLKLVWIDLKQQNIAVVEPLVETISTYASEALKDSIVINNGSTNVLRKFKNIFPDVRYSLEGKWGSEPLVDTSFIKNAGVTHDIISLNVGFRLGDESPLKIIGKKKRFLRRLERLITNAKIHNIPVIGWTVNKKEKLKDLLNYDLDFLLTDRVKPIN